The genomic window TGTGGAATTTTTCCGCTCGATCccaacaaagttttaaataaaattccacaaaatTTACACATCGATGAAAATGGTGAGAATAATGATCAGGCCTGGAGTAACAGAATAATCAgtcacctaaaaaatttaaaaactaccccGAATCAATCAACaaagagaggaaaaaaaattattatcgagGCTGGCAAAAGTGTGTCAAGTCAAAGTTTATTATCAACGATAATAGATAAAACACccacaaaaaaatcatctaaaaaaaacatgaaaaaaaacgaaagaagAGCCCTGGAAATATCGGATGATGAGTTAGATCAAGAGTTAGATAAAGAATTTTCCCTAAgtgatttcgaaaatattgttgaaaactTTGACGAGTTTGATCCAAATCCGTCGACATCGAATGATGATACTTACATGATCGACACAGACTTATCCATGGAGCCAAGGATTGGGgagtttattattgcaaagtttccaACCGAGAAACGAGATCGATTGTTTGTTGGCAAAATCGAGAAttgttcaaagaaaaaagaatttactaTAAATGCCATGAGAAAAAAGGGAAACTCGGAAAAGCGGTATTTTGTTTATCCAGAAATACAGGACCTTTGCCTAATAAGCCAAGaccaaattattagaaaactgcGTCAAAAGTCTTTCAAGAGgggtaaatttgtttttaacttaGACAACGAcgaatttaaaaagttggagtaatttcttttttgttaattttcctatgttttgtatgtagacttaagttttttttaccaagagtgcctttttggttaaaaaaaaattcctaagtttgttgtttttataaagcCTTAATATTCTGTGATAGAATGTGTTATAGAATAAGACTTTGTTACTTAATCTTACTTTTGTTACCTTTAgaataaagaatttgtttttttttaagtgtttttttccgtttaaatcttctttttttattttttgttgattcattttacccacattatgtttaaagtgaattttacaGCACTTCTAATACATGATTCACTTTACCCCAAACCGGAGGGTAAAGTGAATCagactttatcaaaaaaaatggaGGACTTCCCATGCTTAAATGCTtacaagttttaacaaaatcttttaagaCGTTTACCAGaatctacaatattttttacatattttttaatttaatactttggcagaaaaacgaaaaaaaccacTTATTTTGATTCACTTAACCCCATTTGACGGtatctgaaaagaaaattcaatcatTCCTGGTTGGAAATGTACTCACCATGGTTAGCATACTCCCACCAACAAAAAGGAGCCTTCTGTAAATTCTGTACACTATTTCCACCCAATCTGAGCTCCGTTAGAGGTGTTTTAGGTTCGTTCATCATAAGGCCGTTTTGTAAGTTCAAAGATGTTTATGAGTACTGCAGAAAACACGCAGATACTCACTTTCATAAGACGGCATTGGAAGCAGCTAAATCTTTCCTTGATAATGTGCCAGTAGATGTGCAAATTAACAAATACTCTCAGGAAAGTCttgaaaaaaacaggaaaattatAAGATCGATTATTTCCTGCATTGCGTTTTGCGGATTTCACGACCTAGCATTAAGGGGGGCAAGCTATGGTGATGGAATTCTGGAAGGGCTGTATAAGATGCGAATTGACGCAGGagacactattttaaaaaaccatcttGAGCATGGAAAGAAAAATGCAAGTTATCGATCGGTTGACATCCAGAATGAGATTATCAGTATTTGTGAAGATGTTATTAAGGCCGATTGCATCAAAAATGTGAAGATGTCGCAAGCATATAGCATTTTAGCAGACGAAATAGCGGATATCTCTGGAAAGGAACAGCTTTCAGTTGgcataagatattttgatgaGGAAACCAGCAACATTGAAGAAGTATTCCTCGGATTTGCTGAGCTTACAGCCTTGGACGCTAAATCGATTGCCACGGCAATAAACGAATTCCTGACGAAAGAGGATCTCGATCCAGATAAATGCGTTGGTTTGGGATTCGATAGTTGTTCCACGATGTCTGGAAAAGAAGGTGGCGTTCAGGCTATTTTgcgtaaaaaatacaagaaagcaCTATTTTTTCATTGCTCGTCACATAAACTCAACCTGGTAATCAATGATCTGAATGCTCTGCCGGAGATCCGAAATACAGTTGGAGCCATCAAagatataattacattttttcgtgAATCGGTTCTAAGATGAAAATTAATACCCAATATTCCCAAGCTGTGCGAAACAAGGTGGAGCGAGAAATACAAGAGCATCAGAGTTTTTAGAGAACTTTTGTCATTTAATGGAGGCACTAGAAACCCTGTCTCGAGATGACAATATTGCGACAAGGAAACATGCATATCAGCTCCATGCTGCAGGTTccaaagtttcgtttatttttagccTTGGATTGATAGCCAAATATTCCGCTCTTTTAGAACCAACAGTAAACGTGCGGTCTATAACAATTCCTTAGTTGGACTCAATTATAAATTCCCTAGAAATAAggttttctgaagaaaatagaCCATCATTTACTTAGTCAAAACTACATCCTGCgcaaatgaaaaacatttctttgGAACTTGAAGAGGCTTgcgaggaatttaaaaatttttacggtgttacaaatatccaaaatgacttttggaaaaaaatatgagagGAAAAACCAGAATCGGTCAAAATGAGTGTTGTCAAAACTGGTTGAGGATCAAAACCTGGTTGAGGAGCACCATGTCTGAAACCCGACTTAATGGCCTCGCTATGATGAGTGTACACAggcaacatatttttaaaaacttggacGATTTTGTTAACAAAGTGACTAACGAATTCGCAAAGAACCTTAGAAGATTATGTTTCAATtgattttcatgtaaatattttgttcggtttttatttttttttaattaaaatgtttgttttttgtctTTAGTTCTTTCATGCTGCCCCTCCCTAGCTTACCGGCTGGCGACGCCCTTGTTGCAGTCGATTATTTGTAACTAAATCTAAACAAGGATAGTacactttatataaaaaaattgccaaactagagattcaaaaagttttttcctAATCTTAAACTCTAAAGTAAATCTGAAATAAATCTTCTATAGCAGTTTTCTGCACAAAATAGAAGTATATATCTCTGTTTTGTCAGGATTTATCTTCAAGTTATGTTAACTTGAGTAATCATTTATAGGTTTAAGATCCTCATTAGGAGATGGTTCATTGGGTCAAAATAATGCAAAACCTGTTTATCATCTGCATAGGACTGTGAATCTGAATTTGTGATTACCTGGAATATGAGCCTTagaggaaaagtggtatatgtcagtattttttaatttttgagttataccattaattatgtttctactggtctaatatattcagtcgaaaactggtataagtcaaaattttaacttagctaagataaGAGCTTCCTAGCGTTATTCCTTTCAACATAATGGATTCCTTCGCTGGAATAGTGGTATAAGTCAAGGCACCACGCTGTTCCGATGTCGCGCCAGGTCCTATTAAACTCGCTTTTTCCTgtttagtcaggtttttttagtgttatggtacatagtgtgtagatcagttactgtagctaagaaaaaagatatgatagaacttcttcagtagattcccccgattcagcatcagttcttcctagacttactgacaaaagaagatgctgttgacagtggtccattatccgattctgatgaagattaatttgtttaataacttgttcttactctccttactgtaagtttagtatgcaagataagtagtagtaatgttttgctcttcaagctctatattttttgaacacttttatcagtaatagatatcatagtaaacatactacagctattatgtttctttggttcatcagttttgtgaaatttggttcacttttacgaggaaaagtgatataactttccaagttataccacttttccgctatgtttttgaaaaaaacttgcTGGAAGAATGATATTGGGCGGCAAGAATGTAATTAATGGGcgcaatcagtaaaaatgtttaccatatgaaattttagtacagggttattataaataggtacaaaaaagtaaagaatatgttactgtgattttttaattcatccagatgcaaaatatcaattttctaaatttctactttaagaGAGTTAGACCACTTTTTATATAAGAAACAAAAGTGGTCCAATTATAGACCCATGTGGTACACCAGATATTACTGTCtcagcagaaaaaaaaataagaaaagaaagaaaaagaagtttCATCAAAACCCAGCTATTTTTGTTTAGCACACATTAGTAGTCCAGGGAGACTAAAAAAACTACAATATCTTTATCCAATGTCCTTCTTATGTTGTCAGTTAAGTTCAAAAGAGCAGTAGTAGTACTATGTTTTGCCTAAAGCCTGACTGATGAACTGGAAgtaaattattaagatttagaTAACTTAATACTTGTGTGTGCAtacttcttttgaaaattttagatAGGACAGGCAAGGGGCTTATAGGACAAAGTTCCTTCACAGCAGTTACTTTTCTGCCCTTTAAAACAGGAAGAATTATGGACTTCTTCCAGTCCTCTGAAAAATGGCCAGCTTCAAATTTACTATATGTGTCCAATGAGGTAGGATAGATAGATGAAGTTTTATCATAAAAagtgtcaaattttaattgcgaaaagcattaaatttaatgggacaaatatttttttgtactgaaCTGGAATCTATCATGTTATGTCTAACTAatctatctaatctaatctatctgcacttttaatttaatctatcaattaaattaaaagtgcAAATTATCCTTAAGTTTATTTGTAATACAGAAAGTTGTTTTTGGTGACATTCATTTGATTTTTCAAATACACTAAAAAGGTAGTCATTTGCATGATCAGGACTAATAAAGTCATTCCCTATTAGAAGTTTTTGaacttatatttcaaatttttatttctccAAAGCAACTTGTTTTTTTGCTGTTCCAAAAAGTTTAAATAGCCCTTTTTTCCCTTCAAATAGAAGTAAGAACAAAGTTTCGAGAGTGCCTATAAACTTCGAAGTTAGCtaatgattttgattttttaagtaacaatttttttatatcttaaataacacacatattttctaataatttgaaTGCAAACTGTGAAACACACGTTTATTCACCAATACATCAAGAAAATGATTTCTTCTGAATAAATATGATTAATAAACACacaaattttggcaaataaactGAATCAATTTAATCTTcttataaatgaatttttaatctttaacataatttacaaatattttagtcAACAAACCTTTAAATATCAATAATCACAAAACACTCGAACCTCCTGTTCTCCGGCTCATTAATAATCTGCATGGCTGAATAAGTTATTGCCTTAACTTCTGTCCCCTGTGGATGCTTTCCTATAACAAACTCTTCTCCGTAACATTTGCACTTAATCCTAAACTCTTCCCCTGTTaaaaattctgttataaccAGCTTGGAACAGATAAGAAATGGATCACAGCTAAACAAAAATAGCAGTTCATCGAGGAAGTGATACAAGAGGTTTTCTAAGTCGGTGCCCTCAGCCTCTATTTCGTGACATTGCTTGATTTCTACCGATTGGATTTCGGTCATGTAGGAAAACATCGCTTGGCCGCATTGTTCGAATGCCTCTTTTAAGGTGTCGCCCCAAGAGTGaagtcttaaaatttaaataggtttgTTCCTA from Anthonomus grandis grandis chromosome 13, icAntGran1.3, whole genome shotgun sequence includes these protein-coding regions:
- the LOC126743798 gene encoding protein archease-like encodes the protein MTEFTPEELELAPVKYEYLDHTADVQLHSWGDTLKEAFEQCGQAMFSYMTEIQSVEIKQCHEIEAEGTDLENLLYHFLDELLFLFSCDPFLICSKLVITEFLTGEEFRIKCKCYGEEFVIGKHPQGTEVKAITYSAMQIINEPENRRFECFVIIDI